In Choloepus didactylus isolate mChoDid1 chromosome 6, mChoDid1.pri, whole genome shotgun sequence, one DNA window encodes the following:
- the LOC119538808 gene encoding olfactory receptor 5F1-like, which translates to MARKNYTTLNEFILVGLAKSMEEQIILFLLFFLIYILTVVGNIGMILLIRIDSRLHIPMYFFLTNLSFVDVCYSSTITPKMLVDLLSQKKTISFAGCFLQMYFFIALATTEYILFGLMAYDRYVAICNPLCYPLIMSRTVCMKMAGGALAAGLLNSMVHTSYISSLPFCGPNVIHHFFCDSPPIFKLSCSDTSVNESIVSTFAGVNLVGALLIILTSYSYILISIFCMHSGEGRRKALSTCASHLTAIILSFATSIYTYLRPSSSYFLNQDKVVSVFYTVVIPMLNPLIYSLRNKEVKKALWNTITRKKTPSFL; encoded by the coding sequence atgGCCAGAAAAAATTATACTACACTGAATGAGTTCATCCTGGTGGGACTGGCCAAATCCATGGAGGAACAGATTATCctctttttgctattttttctgATTTACATACTTACAGTTGTGGGTAACATTGGGATGATTCTCCTAATTAGAATTGATTCTAGACTTCACAtacccatgtatttcttcctgacTAACTTGTCTTTTGTGGACGTTTGTTATTCATCCACTATCACCCCAAAGATGCTGGTAGATTTATTATCTCAGAAGAAAACTATCTCCTTTGCTGGCTGCTTCCTGCAGATGTACTTTTTCATTGCCTTGGCAACAACTGAATACATCCTCTTTGGATTAATGGCCTATGACCGTTATGTGGCCATATGCAACCCACTATGTTATCCCTTAATCATGTCCAGGACAGTATGCATGAAGATGGCAGGTGGGGCCTTGGCAGCAGGATTGTTGAACTCCATGGTTCACACCAGTTATATAAGCAGTTTGCCATTCTGTGGTCCAAATGTAATCCATCACTTCTTCTGTGACAGCCCCCCAATATTTAAGCTCTCTTGTTCTGACACCAGCGTGAATGAAagcattgtttccacttttgcTGGTGTAAATTTGGTTGGGGCTCTGCTGATAATTCTCACCTCCTACTCCTATATTCTCATCTCCATTTTTTGTATGCATTCAGGGGAGGGGAGGCGTAAAGCATTGTCAACTTGTGCCTCTCATCTGACAGCTATAATTCTGTCCTTTGCCACCTCCATCTATACTTATCTGAGACCCAGTTCCAGCTATTTCCTGAATCAGGACAAAGTGGTTTCTGTGTTCTACACAGTGGTGATCCCCATGTTGAATCCCCTGATCTATAGCCTCAGGAATAAGGAAGTAAAGAAAGCTTTATGGAATACAATTACCAGGAAAAAAACTCCTTCATTTCTGTGA